A portion of the Cervus elaphus chromosome X, mCerEla1.1, whole genome shotgun sequence genome contains these proteins:
- the NHSL2 gene encoding NHS-like protein 2 isoform X1 translates to MPFYRRTVVPQRLCPRNPPQPLTELRDVSHLAALSVLRQLADLCGHSLALLEDLEGHLLALGRRTDSLFRRTVRLRRRLPYRLLGREDHEEELGASHWSNLTRSQRAREPVNAVHTAAANSGRENATATAHSRSSWRQPVNVFLSSGRPPSVEELLREAQLNLQSLLQEEYEEQYSEARLLGQTFRSADEAPEPTPSPRLQSARRLEFVLMPTKWQLSEDETTMQGVRAPEASLSLPTTADKQAAWNSPFPLPILEEKRWLQSCPTHSDIVPINVSGQQFDKHASLRHSLFNTETAVNPKSTLRRRRTIIGFSNYSQRDQGHSNSPAGSVAHSTTSDIRPSHSVPESVHGRVALSQEARFPNLTSPVLRNPSSHPEEPLQAWGATKPPGMENMGMVYSIPGSCNGPTESTFSASWKGDAFTYVTPSATTQSSQVNENGKNPSSGNSWVSLHTLPPLVPKEAATLFVTRDIPAGCSGPAGYSQHPTQRSQVSERPSKIGLLTSGTSRLETGPGGASRFRERSLSVPTDTGTMDVDYEEEQKASEACALPYASTSSEGSNSADNIASLSAQQEAHHRRQRSKSISLKKAKKKPSPPTRSVSLVKDEPVLLPEGGSVLPKDQRPRSLCLSLEHQGHHSSHPDTQGHPAVPTFKDPEGTQFAHHWYLTDWKSGDTYQSLSSSSTATGTTVIECTQVQGSSESLASPSTSRATTPSQLSIEVEAREVSSPGRPTGLMSPSSGYSSQSETPTPTVSMSLTLGHLPPSSSSVRVRPVVPERKSSLPPTSPMEKMSKSRLSFDLPLTSSTNLDLSGMSISIRSKNKVSQHHSDTNFGAKLAQKTSPNQPIMPMVTQSDLRSVRLRSVSKSELEDDIESPDYAEESGAEVFTLPERKMKPPIAEKPPLARRPPSLVHKPPSVPEEYPLTSPTLAMTPKSSIQHIRPLPQDIYTVVRKSKSSSFPESRSPGESTAPSSLVFTPFASSSGAFFSGTQQPPQGSMEDEGPKGRALPERISLQSQEEVEKKKGKIPPPVPKKPSVLYLPLTSPTAQVEAYVTEPRLPLSPIITLEEDAKCLPTDDHLPSTGTRMTSMPQSNSEREASPPGSSMEPSTEEKSVISDKTAEWIAEDDDDVFVASRTTEDLFTVIHRSKRKLLGWKEPGETFAGSSRPSSHSPVRNPPESPVSELAASAGSSGSANLDAGRNDDFKALLQKKGSKATPRSRPSAAELLKTTNPLARRIIAQFSKDYKTPDNPST, encoded by the exons CTGCAGCTAACTCGGGTCGGGAAAATGCGACAGCGACTGCCCACTCGAGGTCGTCATGGCGACAGCCAGTGAACGTGTTCCTCTCCTCGGGCAGGCCCCCGAGTGTAGAGGAGCTGCTTCGCGAGGCGCAGCTCAATCTCCAGAGCCTGTTGCAAG AAGAATATGAGGAACAGTACTCGGAGGCCAGACTTCTGGGGCAGACCTTCCGCTCTGCTGATGAGGCCCCtgagcccacccccagcccaagGCTCCAGTCTGCCAGGCGTCTGGAGTTTGTACTGATG CCCACAAAATGGCAGCTGAGCGAGGATGAGACTACCATGCAGGGTGTGAGGGCCCCTGAGGCCTCCCTGAGCCTGCCTACCACAGCCGACAAGCAAGCTGCCTGGAATAGCCCCTTTCCTCTGCCCATCCTAGAGGAGAAGCGGTGGCTTCAGTCTTGTCCCACACACTCTGACATCGTGCCCATCAACGTCTCCG GGCAGCAGTTTGATAAACATGCAAGTTTGCGACACTCGTTGTTTAACACAGAGACAGCCGTGAACCCCAAGTCCACCCTGAGGCGGAGGCGGACCATTATTGGATTCTCTAACTATTCCCAGCGAGACCAAG GTCACAGCAACAGCCCAGCAGGCAGTGTGGCCCACTCTACCACCTCAGACATCAGGCCCAGCCATTCAGTTCCAGAAAGTGTTCATGGAAGAGTTGCACTCAGTCAGGAAGCTCGGTTCCCAAATCTCACCTCACCAGTATTAAGAAATCCTTCTAGTCATCCGGAAGAACCTCTCCAAGCATGGGGTGCCACAAAACCCCCTGGAATGGAGAACATGGGAATGGTGTATAGCATTCCTGGTTCTTGCAATGGACCAACAGAATCGACATTCTCCGCTTCCTGGAAGGGAGATGCTTTTACCTATGTGACTCCAAGTGCCACCACTCAGAGCAGTCAAgtcaatgaaaatggaaaaaatcctTCCTCTGGGAATTCTTGGGTCTCTCTGCATACACTGCCACCTCTTGTTCCTAAGGAGGCTGCTACACTCTTTGTCACTCGTGATATCCCAGCAGGATGCAGTGGGCCTGCTGGCTACTCTCAGCATCCTACTCAACGAAGCCAAGTATCAGAACGACCCTCCAAGATTGGCCTTCTGACCAGTGGTACCTCAAGGCTGGAGACCGGCCCAGGTGGGGCCAGCAGGTTCCGGGAGCGGTCACTGTCTGTACCCACAGATACAGGTACCATGGATGTGGACTATGAGGAGGAGCAGAAGGCCAGTGAAGCCTGTGCCCTACCTTATGCCAGTACGAGTTCTGAGGGCAGTAACAGTGCTGACAACATTGCCTCCCTCAGTGCCCAACAGGAGGCCCATCACAGAAGGCAGAGGTCCAAGAGCATCTCACTCAAGAAGGCCAAGAAGAAGCCTTCCCCTCCAACTCGCAGTGTCTCACTGGTCAAAGATGAACCAGTCCTCTTGCCAGAAGGTGGGTCAGTACTACCCAAGGACCAGAGGCCCAGGAGCCTTTGTCTATCCTTGGAACACCAAGGACATCACTCATCCCACCCAGATACTCAGGGTCACCCAGCTGTGCCAACCTTCAAAGACCCAGAAGGTACACAATTCGCCCATCACTGGTATCTTACTGACTGGAAGTCTGGTGACACCTACCAGTCCTTGTCCAGCTCCAGCACTGCCACTGGCACCACAGTCATTGAATGCACCCAAGTTCAGGGCAGCTCAGAGTCTCTTGCTTCCCCTTCCACTTCCAGAGCCACGACGCCTTCCCAACTTTCCATCGaggtggaggccagggaggtATCCTCACCAGGAAGGCCTACTGGGCTGATGTCACCATCCAGTGGATACTCCAGCCAGTCAGAGACACCAACACCCACTGTCTCCATGTCCTTGACCCTGGGCCACTTGCCCCCTTCAAGCAGCAGTGTCCGGGTGCGTCCAGTGGTACCTGAGAGGAAGTCATCACTACCCCCAACATCACCAATGGAGAAAATGTCCAAGTCACGGCTATCGTTTGACCTACCATTGACCTCTTCAACCAACCTGGATCTGTCTGGGATGAGTATCTCAATCCGAAGCAAAAACAAGGTGAGCCAGCATCACTCAGATACAAATTTTGGGGCCAAGCTGGCCCAGAAAACTAGCCCCAACCAGCCAATCATGCCCATGGTTACTCAGTCTGACTTACGTTCTGTTCGCCTGAGGTCAGTCAGCAAGTCTGAGCTGGAAGATGACATTGAGAGCCCTGACTATGCTGAGGAGTCAGGAGCTGAAGTCTTTACCTTGCCAGAGAGGAAGATGAAACCTCCCATAGCCGAGAAGCCCCCTCTGGCCCGAAGGCCTCCAAGCTTAGTCCACAAGCCACCATCTGTCCCCGAGGAGTACCCACTAACTTCGCCTACCTTGGCTATGACTCCTAAGAGTTCAATTCAGCACATAAGGCCACTGCCTCAAGATATCTACACAGTGGTGCGGAAATCAAAGTCCTCCAGCTTCCCTGAGAGCAGAAGCCCAGGGGAGTCCACAGCACCCTCATCTCTTGTTTTCACGCCTTTTGCCAGTTCCTCTGGTGCTTTCTTCTCAGGAACACAGCAACCTCCCCAGGGAAGTATGGAGGATGAGGGCCCTAAGGGGAGAGCCCTGCCTGAAAGAATTAGCCTCCAGAGCCAAGAGGAagttgagaaaaagaaaggcaagattCCGCCTCCTGTACCAAAAAAGCCCAGCGTGCTGTACCTGCCTCTCACTTCACCCACGGCTCAAGTGGAGGCCTATGTGACTGAACCAAGACTGCCCCTCAGCCCCATCATCACCCTGGAGGAAGATGCCAAGTGTCTCCCAACTGATGACCACCTGCCATCTACTGGTACAAGGATGACCTCAATGCCACAGTCCAACAGTGAAAGGGAAGCAAGTCCTCCAG GGAGTTCGATGGAACCAAGCACTGAAGAAAAAAGTGTAATCAGTGATAAAACAGCCGAATGGATTGCAGAAGATGATGATGACGTGTTTGTGGCTTCACGTACAACTGAAGATTTATTTACTGTGATCCACAG GTCCAAAAGAAAGCTGCTTGGCTGGAAGGAACCTGGTGAGACCTTTGCTGGCAGCAGCCGACCAAGCTCCCACTCACCAGTAAGGAACCCACCTGAGTCTCCGGTCAGTGAGTTGGCTGCCTCTGCAGGGTCAAGCGGCAGTGCCAACCTAGATGCTGGCAGAAATGATGATTTCAAGGCCTTGCTACAGAAGAAGGGAAGCAAGGCAACTCCAAGGTCCCGCCCCTCAGCAGCCGAACTGCTGAAGACCACTAACCCACTGGCTCGGCGAATTATTGCACAATTTTCAAAAGACTACAAAACCCCTGATAACCCCAGTACCTAA
- the NHSL2 gene encoding NHS-like protein 2 isoform X5 — translation MERAEAITLFWSRGAAANSGRENATATAHSRSSWRQPVNVFLSSGRPPSVEELLREAQLNLQSLLQEEYEEQYSEARLLGQTFRSADEAPEPTPSPRLQSARRLEFVLMPTKWQLSEDETTMQGVRAPEASLSLPTTADKQAAWNSPFPLPILEEKRWLQSCPTHSDIVPINVSGQQFDKHASLRHSLFNTETAVNPKSTLRRRRTIIGFSNYSQRDQGHSNSPAGSVAHSTTSDIRPSHSVPESVHGRVALSQEARFPNLTSPVLRNPSSHPEEPLQAWGATKPPGMENMGMVYSIPGSCNGPTESTFSASWKGDAFTYVTPSATTQSSQVNENGKNPSSGNSWVSLHTLPPLVPKEAATLFVTRDIPAGCSGPAGYSQHPTQRSQVSERPSKIGLLTSGTSRLETGPGGASRFRERSLSVPTDTGTMDVDYEEEQKASEACALPYASTSSEGSNSADNIASLSAQQEAHHRRQRSKSISLKKAKKKPSPPTRSVSLVKDEPVLLPEGGSVLPKDQRPRSLCLSLEHQGHHSSHPDTQGHPAVPTFKDPEGTQFAHHWYLTDWKSGDTYQSLSSSSTATGTTVIECTQVQGSSESLASPSTSRATTPSQLSIEVEAREVSSPGRPTGLMSPSSGYSSQSETPTPTVSMSLTLGHLPPSSSSVRVRPVVPERKSSLPPTSPMEKMSKSRLSFDLPLTSSTNLDLSGMSISIRSKNKVSQHHSDTNFGAKLAQKTSPNQPIMPMVTQSDLRSVRLRSVSKSELEDDIESPDYAEESGAEVFTLPERKMKPPIAEKPPLARRPPSLVHKPPSVPEEYPLTSPTLAMTPKSSIQHIRPLPQDIYTVVRKSKSSSFPESRSPGESTAPSSLVFTPFASSSGAFFSGTQQPPQGSMEDEGPKGRALPERISLQSQEEVEKKKGKIPPPVPKKPSVLYLPLTSPTAQVEAYVTEPRLPLSPIITLEEDAKCLPTDDHLPSTGTRMTSMPQSNSEREASPPGSSMEPSTEEKSVISDKTAEWIAEDDDDVFVASRTTEDLFTVIHRSKRKLLGWKEPGETFAGSSRPSSHSPVRNPPESPVSELAASAGSSGSANLDAGRNDDFKALLQKKGSKATPRSRPSAAELLKTTNPLARRIIAQFSKDYKTPDNPST, via the exons CTGCAGCTAACTCGGGTCGGGAAAATGCGACAGCGACTGCCCACTCGAGGTCGTCATGGCGACAGCCAGTGAACGTGTTCCTCTCCTCGGGCAGGCCCCCGAGTGTAGAGGAGCTGCTTCGCGAGGCGCAGCTCAATCTCCAGAGCCTGTTGCAAG AAGAATATGAGGAACAGTACTCGGAGGCCAGACTTCTGGGGCAGACCTTCCGCTCTGCTGATGAGGCCCCtgagcccacccccagcccaagGCTCCAGTCTGCCAGGCGTCTGGAGTTTGTACTGATG CCCACAAAATGGCAGCTGAGCGAGGATGAGACTACCATGCAGGGTGTGAGGGCCCCTGAGGCCTCCCTGAGCCTGCCTACCACAGCCGACAAGCAAGCTGCCTGGAATAGCCCCTTTCCTCTGCCCATCCTAGAGGAGAAGCGGTGGCTTCAGTCTTGTCCCACACACTCTGACATCGTGCCCATCAACGTCTCCG GGCAGCAGTTTGATAAACATGCAAGTTTGCGACACTCGTTGTTTAACACAGAGACAGCCGTGAACCCCAAGTCCACCCTGAGGCGGAGGCGGACCATTATTGGATTCTCTAACTATTCCCAGCGAGACCAAG GTCACAGCAACAGCCCAGCAGGCAGTGTGGCCCACTCTACCACCTCAGACATCAGGCCCAGCCATTCAGTTCCAGAAAGTGTTCATGGAAGAGTTGCACTCAGTCAGGAAGCTCGGTTCCCAAATCTCACCTCACCAGTATTAAGAAATCCTTCTAGTCATCCGGAAGAACCTCTCCAAGCATGGGGTGCCACAAAACCCCCTGGAATGGAGAACATGGGAATGGTGTATAGCATTCCTGGTTCTTGCAATGGACCAACAGAATCGACATTCTCCGCTTCCTGGAAGGGAGATGCTTTTACCTATGTGACTCCAAGTGCCACCACTCAGAGCAGTCAAgtcaatgaaaatggaaaaaatcctTCCTCTGGGAATTCTTGGGTCTCTCTGCATACACTGCCACCTCTTGTTCCTAAGGAGGCTGCTACACTCTTTGTCACTCGTGATATCCCAGCAGGATGCAGTGGGCCTGCTGGCTACTCTCAGCATCCTACTCAACGAAGCCAAGTATCAGAACGACCCTCCAAGATTGGCCTTCTGACCAGTGGTACCTCAAGGCTGGAGACCGGCCCAGGTGGGGCCAGCAGGTTCCGGGAGCGGTCACTGTCTGTACCCACAGATACAGGTACCATGGATGTGGACTATGAGGAGGAGCAGAAGGCCAGTGAAGCCTGTGCCCTACCTTATGCCAGTACGAGTTCTGAGGGCAGTAACAGTGCTGACAACATTGCCTCCCTCAGTGCCCAACAGGAGGCCCATCACAGAAGGCAGAGGTCCAAGAGCATCTCACTCAAGAAGGCCAAGAAGAAGCCTTCCCCTCCAACTCGCAGTGTCTCACTGGTCAAAGATGAACCAGTCCTCTTGCCAGAAGGTGGGTCAGTACTACCCAAGGACCAGAGGCCCAGGAGCCTTTGTCTATCCTTGGAACACCAAGGACATCACTCATCCCACCCAGATACTCAGGGTCACCCAGCTGTGCCAACCTTCAAAGACCCAGAAGGTACACAATTCGCCCATCACTGGTATCTTACTGACTGGAAGTCTGGTGACACCTACCAGTCCTTGTCCAGCTCCAGCACTGCCACTGGCACCACAGTCATTGAATGCACCCAAGTTCAGGGCAGCTCAGAGTCTCTTGCTTCCCCTTCCACTTCCAGAGCCACGACGCCTTCCCAACTTTCCATCGaggtggaggccagggaggtATCCTCACCAGGAAGGCCTACTGGGCTGATGTCACCATCCAGTGGATACTCCAGCCAGTCAGAGACACCAACACCCACTGTCTCCATGTCCTTGACCCTGGGCCACTTGCCCCCTTCAAGCAGCAGTGTCCGGGTGCGTCCAGTGGTACCTGAGAGGAAGTCATCACTACCCCCAACATCACCAATGGAGAAAATGTCCAAGTCACGGCTATCGTTTGACCTACCATTGACCTCTTCAACCAACCTGGATCTGTCTGGGATGAGTATCTCAATCCGAAGCAAAAACAAGGTGAGCCAGCATCACTCAGATACAAATTTTGGGGCCAAGCTGGCCCAGAAAACTAGCCCCAACCAGCCAATCATGCCCATGGTTACTCAGTCTGACTTACGTTCTGTTCGCCTGAGGTCAGTCAGCAAGTCTGAGCTGGAAGATGACATTGAGAGCCCTGACTATGCTGAGGAGTCAGGAGCTGAAGTCTTTACCTTGCCAGAGAGGAAGATGAAACCTCCCATAGCCGAGAAGCCCCCTCTGGCCCGAAGGCCTCCAAGCTTAGTCCACAAGCCACCATCTGTCCCCGAGGAGTACCCACTAACTTCGCCTACCTTGGCTATGACTCCTAAGAGTTCAATTCAGCACATAAGGCCACTGCCTCAAGATATCTACACAGTGGTGCGGAAATCAAAGTCCTCCAGCTTCCCTGAGAGCAGAAGCCCAGGGGAGTCCACAGCACCCTCATCTCTTGTTTTCACGCCTTTTGCCAGTTCCTCTGGTGCTTTCTTCTCAGGAACACAGCAACCTCCCCAGGGAAGTATGGAGGATGAGGGCCCTAAGGGGAGAGCCCTGCCTGAAAGAATTAGCCTCCAGAGCCAAGAGGAagttgagaaaaagaaaggcaagattCCGCCTCCTGTACCAAAAAAGCCCAGCGTGCTGTACCTGCCTCTCACTTCACCCACGGCTCAAGTGGAGGCCTATGTGACTGAACCAAGACTGCCCCTCAGCCCCATCATCACCCTGGAGGAAGATGCCAAGTGTCTCCCAACTGATGACCACCTGCCATCTACTGGTACAAGGATGACCTCAATGCCACAGTCCAACAGTGAAAGGGAAGCAAGTCCTCCAG GGAGTTCGATGGAACCAAGCACTGAAGAAAAAAGTGTAATCAGTGATAAAACAGCCGAATGGATTGCAGAAGATGATGATGACGTGTTTGTGGCTTCACGTACAACTGAAGATTTATTTACTGTGATCCACAG GTCCAAAAGAAAGCTGCTTGGCTGGAAGGAACCTGGTGAGACCTTTGCTGGCAGCAGCCGACCAAGCTCCCACTCACCAGTAAGGAACCCACCTGAGTCTCCGGTCAGTGAGTTGGCTGCCTCTGCAGGGTCAAGCGGCAGTGCCAACCTAGATGCTGGCAGAAATGATGATTTCAAGGCCTTGCTACAGAAGAAGGGAAGCAAGGCAACTCCAAGGTCCCGCCCCTCAGCAGCCGAACTGCTGAAGACCACTAACCCACTGGCTCGGCGAATTATTGCACAATTTTCAAAAGACTACAAAACCCCTGATAACCCCAGTACCTAA
- the NHSL2 gene encoding NHS-like protein 2 isoform X9 has translation MPFYRRTVVPQRLCPRNPPQPLTELRDVSHLAALSVLRQLADLCGHSLALLEDLEGHLLALGRRTDSLFRRTVRLRRRLPYRLLGREDHEEELGHSNSPAGSVAHSTTSDIRPSHSVPESVHGRVALSQEARFPNLTSPVLRNPSSHPEEPLQAWGATKPPGMENMGMVYSIPGSCNGPTESTFSASWKGDAFTYVTPSATTQSSQVNENGKNPSSGNSWVSLHTLPPLVPKEAATLFVTRDIPAGCSGPAGYSQHPTQRSQVSERPSKIGLLTSGTSRLETGPGGASRFRERSLSVPTDTGTMDVDYEEEQKASEACALPYASTSSEGSNSADNIASLSAQQEAHHRRQRSKSISLKKAKKKPSPPTRSVSLVKDEPVLLPEGGSVLPKDQRPRSLCLSLEHQGHHSSHPDTQGHPAVPTFKDPEGTQFAHHWYLTDWKSGDTYQSLSSSSTATGTTVIECTQVQGSSESLASPSTSRATTPSQLSIEVEAREVSSPGRPTGLMSPSSGYSSQSETPTPTVSMSLTLGHLPPSSSSVRVRPVVPERKSSLPPTSPMEKMSKSRLSFDLPLTSSTNLDLSGMSISIRSKNKVSQHHSDTNFGAKLAQKTSPNQPIMPMVTQSDLRSVRLRSVSKSELEDDIESPDYAEESGAEVFTLPERKMKPPIAEKPPLARRPPSLVHKPPSVPEEYPLTSPTLAMTPKSSIQHIRPLPQDIYTVVRKSKSSSFPESRSPGESTAPSSLVFTPFASSSGAFFSGTQQPPQGSMEDEGPKGRALPERISLQSQEEVEKKKGKIPPPVPKKPSVLYLPLTSPTAQVEAYVTEPRLPLSPIITLEEDAKCLPTDDHLPSTGTRMTSMPQSNSEREASPPGSSMEPSTEEKSVISDKTAEWIAEDDDDVFVASRTTEDLFTVIHRSKRKLLGWKEPGETFAGSSRPSSHSPVRNPPESPVSELAASAGSSGSANLDAGRNDDFKALLQKKGSKATPRSRPSAAELLKTTNPLARRIIAQFSKDYKTPDNPST, from the exons GTCACAGCAACAGCCCAGCAGGCAGTGTGGCCCACTCTACCACCTCAGACATCAGGCCCAGCCATTCAGTTCCAGAAAGTGTTCATGGAAGAGTTGCACTCAGTCAGGAAGCTCGGTTCCCAAATCTCACCTCACCAGTATTAAGAAATCCTTCTAGTCATCCGGAAGAACCTCTCCAAGCATGGGGTGCCACAAAACCCCCTGGAATGGAGAACATGGGAATGGTGTATAGCATTCCTGGTTCTTGCAATGGACCAACAGAATCGACATTCTCCGCTTCCTGGAAGGGAGATGCTTTTACCTATGTGACTCCAAGTGCCACCACTCAGAGCAGTCAAgtcaatgaaaatggaaaaaatcctTCCTCTGGGAATTCTTGGGTCTCTCTGCATACACTGCCACCTCTTGTTCCTAAGGAGGCTGCTACACTCTTTGTCACTCGTGATATCCCAGCAGGATGCAGTGGGCCTGCTGGCTACTCTCAGCATCCTACTCAACGAAGCCAAGTATCAGAACGACCCTCCAAGATTGGCCTTCTGACCAGTGGTACCTCAAGGCTGGAGACCGGCCCAGGTGGGGCCAGCAGGTTCCGGGAGCGGTCACTGTCTGTACCCACAGATACAGGTACCATGGATGTGGACTATGAGGAGGAGCAGAAGGCCAGTGAAGCCTGTGCCCTACCTTATGCCAGTACGAGTTCTGAGGGCAGTAACAGTGCTGACAACATTGCCTCCCTCAGTGCCCAACAGGAGGCCCATCACAGAAGGCAGAGGTCCAAGAGCATCTCACTCAAGAAGGCCAAGAAGAAGCCTTCCCCTCCAACTCGCAGTGTCTCACTGGTCAAAGATGAACCAGTCCTCTTGCCAGAAGGTGGGTCAGTACTACCCAAGGACCAGAGGCCCAGGAGCCTTTGTCTATCCTTGGAACACCAAGGACATCACTCATCCCACCCAGATACTCAGGGTCACCCAGCTGTGCCAACCTTCAAAGACCCAGAAGGTACACAATTCGCCCATCACTGGTATCTTACTGACTGGAAGTCTGGTGACACCTACCAGTCCTTGTCCAGCTCCAGCACTGCCACTGGCACCACAGTCATTGAATGCACCCAAGTTCAGGGCAGCTCAGAGTCTCTTGCTTCCCCTTCCACTTCCAGAGCCACGACGCCTTCCCAACTTTCCATCGaggtggaggccagggaggtATCCTCACCAGGAAGGCCTACTGGGCTGATGTCACCATCCAGTGGATACTCCAGCCAGTCAGAGACACCAACACCCACTGTCTCCATGTCCTTGACCCTGGGCCACTTGCCCCCTTCAAGCAGCAGTGTCCGGGTGCGTCCAGTGGTACCTGAGAGGAAGTCATCACTACCCCCAACATCACCAATGGAGAAAATGTCCAAGTCACGGCTATCGTTTGACCTACCATTGACCTCTTCAACCAACCTGGATCTGTCTGGGATGAGTATCTCAATCCGAAGCAAAAACAAGGTGAGCCAGCATCACTCAGATACAAATTTTGGGGCCAAGCTGGCCCAGAAAACTAGCCCCAACCAGCCAATCATGCCCATGGTTACTCAGTCTGACTTACGTTCTGTTCGCCTGAGGTCAGTCAGCAAGTCTGAGCTGGAAGATGACATTGAGAGCCCTGACTATGCTGAGGAGTCAGGAGCTGAAGTCTTTACCTTGCCAGAGAGGAAGATGAAACCTCCCATAGCCGAGAAGCCCCCTCTGGCCCGAAGGCCTCCAAGCTTAGTCCACAAGCCACCATCTGTCCCCGAGGAGTACCCACTAACTTCGCCTACCTTGGCTATGACTCCTAAGAGTTCAATTCAGCACATAAGGCCACTGCCTCAAGATATCTACACAGTGGTGCGGAAATCAAAGTCCTCCAGCTTCCCTGAGAGCAGAAGCCCAGGGGAGTCCACAGCACCCTCATCTCTTGTTTTCACGCCTTTTGCCAGTTCCTCTGGTGCTTTCTTCTCAGGAACACAGCAACCTCCCCAGGGAAGTATGGAGGATGAGGGCCCTAAGGGGAGAGCCCTGCCTGAAAGAATTAGCCTCCAGAGCCAAGAGGAagttgagaaaaagaaaggcaagattCCGCCTCCTGTACCAAAAAAGCCCAGCGTGCTGTACCTGCCTCTCACTTCACCCACGGCTCAAGTGGAGGCCTATGTGACTGAACCAAGACTGCCCCTCAGCCCCATCATCACCCTGGAGGAAGATGCCAAGTGTCTCCCAACTGATGACCACCTGCCATCTACTGGTACAAGGATGACCTCAATGCCACAGTCCAACAGTGAAAGGGAAGCAAGTCCTCCAG GGAGTTCGATGGAACCAAGCACTGAAGAAAAAAGTGTAATCAGTGATAAAACAGCCGAATGGATTGCAGAAGATGATGATGACGTGTTTGTGGCTTCACGTACAACTGAAGATTTATTTACTGTGATCCACAG GTCCAAAAGAAAGCTGCTTGGCTGGAAGGAACCTGGTGAGACCTTTGCTGGCAGCAGCCGACCAAGCTCCCACTCACCAGTAAGGAACCCACCTGAGTCTCCGGTCAGTGAGTTGGCTGCCTCTGCAGGGTCAAGCGGCAGTGCCAACCTAGATGCTGGCAGAAATGATGATTTCAAGGCCTTGCTACAGAAGAAGGGAAGCAAGGCAACTCCAAGGTCCCGCCCCTCAGCAGCCGAACTGCTGAAGACCACTAACCCACTGGCTCGGCGAATTATTGCACAATTTTCAAAAGACTACAAAACCCCTGATAACCCCAGTACCTAA